In Lolium rigidum isolate FL_2022 chromosome 7, APGP_CSIRO_Lrig_0.1, whole genome shotgun sequence, the DNA window GAGCTAGATTAATCTGCTGGATGGACAACAGCTTCCCGAAACTTTGAGGAATTTTTCCTTGAAGCTTATTTCTCTCCATGCGCAAGAATAACAGAGTGGCACAGCTTCCAAGAGCTTCAGGAATCGCTCCGAACAACAGATTGTTCGAAACATTCAGAAGAGCAAGATTTGCCAAACGGCCAACTTCTGATGGTATTTCTCCTGTGAGCTTGTTGAATGAAAAGTCCACACCCAAGGAAAGTGGAGGGCTAGCAAAAAGATTGACCGGTATTGATCCATCGAGGCTGTTGGTAGACAGGTTTAGTTCAAGAAGTCCCTTGCACTGACCTAAACTGCCAGGTATGTTTCCACTGAAGTTGTTATCATCAAGATAAAGCTTGCCCAGCTGAGTAATGTTACCAGCAGAGGGAGGGatctgacctgataatttgttcttTGAGAGATTTAAGATATATAGCCTTTGCAGCCTCCCAATGGTAGAAGGTATGCTTCCAGAAAGGAGATTGCTTTCCATCCTAAGCGAAGTGAGACTAACAAGATTGCTAATTTCAGCAGGTATGGAACCTGATATTTGGTTTGACCCAAGCGATAAATCTTCTAGCCTAGTGGAAAGATTAACAACTGTTATAGGTAGGCTTCCATTAAGAGCATTCCCTTCCAAGGACAGCTTTGTCAGCTGGGTGCAATTTGCTAGAGATGTAAGGAATGACCAATTATGTGCTTCTAGAAAGTTTGTCCCCAAAACTAACCGACGTAAGTTTGCCAGGGAACCAAGAGACGGAACAGAGCCATGTAGCAAGTTGTCTGAAAGATCAAGTATTTGGAGATCTGACATGTTGGCTAGTGAAGCAGGGATGTTACCTTCAAGATTGTTGCTTCCCATGATCAGGGACTGGAGCTTTGGTAATGAGTAACCGATGTGAGACGGTATTTTTCCAATAAGATCATTGCTACCTACGCTAAAGTTTTGGAGTGATGTCATATTGTAAAGAGACAACGGGACATTCCCTGATAAACTATTGAAGCTTAGGTCAAGCTCAAGCAGTTTTGCAACGTGACCCAAAGTTTCTGGAATAATTCCTGATAAATTATTTTGGCCGAGCAATATAGAAGTGAGAGAAGAAACATTTCCTATTGAAGGAGGTACGCTTCCAGACAACAAGTTATCTGTCACACGAAGAATTTTGAGAGCGTTGACTCTATGGAAAGGTGGAATTACACCAATGAAAGAATTCACCTGGAGATCAACCATATTAAGCTTAGATTTGTTATCAAACAAAGTAGAAGGAATCTCTCCAGAGAGGTTGTTACGTGACAGTACAAGTGTGCTGAGTGAGGAGCAATTGGCCAATGAGAGAGGGATGCCACCAGTAAAAGTGTTGTTTGCAAGATTGACATAACTAAGAGAATTGCTAGTGCCTAATGAATCAGGGATGTTACCTTCAAGATTGTTGCCAGAAAGATTCAGCATATGAAGGTTTGGAAGCCTGCCTAACTCTTCTGGGATGGTTCCGAACAGATTATTATCGGCAAGGTTCATCCCGGACAGAAAAGTCAAGTTGCCTACGCATCCAGATAATTGCCCACTGAGCTGTGCAGAGGTGAGGTTAACAGAGAACACCCGGTGCGGAAACCTTGTGCCGCAAGTGACACCTTTCCAGCTACAAAAGTCAAGTGAATCGTTGCTCCATGAGTCTAGGATGCCAAGGGGGTAAGAGTTGATGCCAGACTTGAAGCAAAGGAGGGCCTGACGATCAATCTCTGACTTGTTTGCTTGTGCGGCTTCGAGTAGTGTAGTGTTGCAGGAGATAAGGACGACAAAAGAAAAGAACAGAGACAAGATTAAGGGCATGATGCGCAGAGTTTACAGGACGTGGAAGAACCAAGAACTACAAGAACTTGAGTGCTGTAGGTTGAAGCTTGGGTGATCTTGTGTGTCGAGGCCATTTAAAGGGTTCGTCTACCGGAAGCCTGAAGTCATGCTTGACTGAGTTGACTGACTTCATACATGAAGTGGCTATCTCACCCTGAACGTGATGTACAGGTCAGGAAAAGTagaagaaagaaacaaagaaatTTTTGAAAGAAAACGTGTGCAGGCAGCGACACTAGTAGAATTGTAGTACGCAAAGTAGAAATTCCAAGAGCAAAAGCGACAAATTTGACATCGACACACGGGGGTGCGTAGGACTAGTCCTCGCTCATACCAGTGACTTCAACCTGCAGAGCACACATCAAACTGCAACAAAACAAACGGGTGCTGAAGCTGTGTGCTACGGGATTTGGTAGCATCCACCCCATATCAGTAGACCACATACACAAACCCGAACCGCTTAAAGCGATTGTGCATACCTTGAAAAAAAACTGATGCTGCACTGCAATTCCTGTTGCACAAACAATCTAAAATGTTGAATTTCGGGCAGGTAACCGTATTTCATCCATTTTGGCATGGCAAACTGGGAATCTAGTGCAAGACGTACCGGATACATTGTACTCAGTGCTCGCTCGTATTCCACGCGCCTGGGGCCGGCAGACCTCGCCGTAGCAAGGGGAGTCAGGGAGCTGCCGGGCGCCACAGCGAGGGTTTGCTGCGGGCGTTTGAGACTCTGGGGCTGAGGCCTGATGAGGCCATGGGAAAAAGCGCACCCCACGACCTGCGGATGCGCCCCGGCCGAGAGAAGAAACCCTAGGCGAGGCGCCGAGTGGGCGTACGGGCGGCGGCGGGTAGGCGGAGGCGAGTGGTACCATTGTCGGCGCGGCGCAACGCGCCACGGGGATCGGGGAGCCGACGGTGAGGCGGAGAGGGAACTGGTGGAGGCGGTGGACGCCGGGGAGAAGCAAGCGGGCACGGCGGAGGGAGGGGGTCGCCTCGCCGGAGGCCATAGGCGGAGCACGAGCGTGAAGATCCAACGGCTGCAGCTGCACCGTATTCCTTTTCAGTTCACCACCCTCCGTTCGATTTTACGAGGCCAGAAATTTAGGCCACTAGTCAATGTTTTGGACCATGTGTAGGAGTATATTCTGGTGGCAAGAACGGAACAATCAGAGGGCTGTCAATCTGCCATTGGTTCAATTCTTCAGGAGTAATTGAACTTAATTAGTAGTACTTTTACTAATTTTTGTTTTAGTTTTGTTCGTAGAACTGCCAATTCTGTAGGGCATGAATGAGCAAGATATGCTTGTGTTCATTCTGCATCTATGGTATGGCTATGAGTTGGTCCTCAGTTCCTGAAACATTGTATGCAGGCTGATGGATGTTCAGCTTTTTTAAAAT includes these proteins:
- the LOC124673123 gene encoding probable LRR receptor-like serine/threonine-protein kinase At3g47570; protein product: MPLILSLFFSFVVLISCNTTLLEAAQANKSEIDRQALLCFKSGINSYPLGILDSWSNDSLDFCSWKGVTCGTRFPHRVFSVNLTSAQLSGQLSGCVGNLTFLSGMNLADNNLFGTIPEELGRLPNLHMLNLSGNNLEGNIPDSLGTSNSLSYVNLANNTFTGGIPLSLANCSSLSTLVLSRNNLSGEIPSTLFDNKSKLNMVDLQVNSFIGVIPPFHRVNALKILRVTDNLLSGSVPPSIGNVSSLTSILLGQNNLSGIIPETLGHVAKLLELDLSFNSLSGNVPLSLYNMTSLQNFSVGSNDLIGKIPSHIGYSLPKLQSLIMGSNNLEGNIPASLANMSDLQILDLSDNLLHGSVPSLGSLANLRRLVLGTNFLEAHNWSFLTSLANCTQLTKLSLEGNALNGSLPITVVNLSTRLEDLSLGSNQISGSIPAEISNLVSLTSLRMESNLLSGSIPSTIGRLQRLYILNLSKNKLSGQIPPSAGNITQLGKLYLDDNNFSGNIPGSLGQCKGLLELNLSTNSLDGSIPVNLFASPPLSLGVDFSFNKLTGEIPSEVGRLANLALLNVSNNLLFGAIPEALGSCATLLFLRMERNKLQGKIPQSFGKLLSIQQINLARNSLSGPVPEFFGDLTFLDKLDLSYNNFEGPIPSGGCFRNSSMVVLDGNKMLCARIPMLSLPICDGTSKKHIPLLTVVIIITPLLAGLLLLYLVVTIWKRRVQCVTFPWCNKILSVLCFVANRKRKEVVSYQKKIEVHTCSNHKETLKKISYGDILKATNWFSSVHTISSTCTGSVYVGRFKSDRSLVAIKVFNLNEPGGYDSYFIECEVLRSTRHRNIMRPVTLCSTLDSQNHEFKALIFKFMVNGSLERWLHSKQHNGIPDRVLSFGQRICIASDVASALDYVHNQLTPPLIHCDLKPHNILLDDDMTARLSDFGSAKFLLPGLVIRKSLVDVGGTIGYIAPEYGMGCKISVGGDVYSFGVLLLELLTGRRPTDDLFIDGLTLRMFSESMFPDRVAEVLDPHMAHEEHQGCVEAWMQRYIVPLVALGLSCTVESPRDRPGMKDVCAKLSAMRDAFLELHDD